In Legionella cardiaca, a genomic segment contains:
- a CDS encoding low affinity iron permease family protein, whose protein sequence is MKPRKRKNQKTETNFFAFFAKLASDAMGKEWCFILALSMVIIWIITGPLFKFSDTWQLIINTGTTIVTFLMVFLIQHTQNRDTTILNLKLDELIKANRSASNLTIDLSILSDEELQFLEKEYKKICHGKKK, encoded by the coding sequence ATGAAACCTAGAAAAAGGAAGAATCAAAAAACAGAAACCAATTTTTTTGCTTTTTTTGCTAAACTGGCTTCCGATGCCATGGGTAAGGAATGGTGTTTTATTCTGGCCCTTTCCATGGTAATTATCTGGATTATTACCGGCCCTTTATTTAAATTTTCCGATACGTGGCAATTAATTATTAATACTGGAACGACCATCGTTACTTTTTTAATGGTTTTTCTGATTCAACATACACAAAATCGGGACACGACGATATTGAATTTAAAGCTGGATGAGTTAATCAAAGCCAATCGTTCAGCCAGTAATTTAACAATTGATTTAAGTATCCTCAGTGATGAAGAGCTACAATTCCTGGAAAAAGAGTATAAAAAAATCTGTCACGGAAAAAAGAAATAA
- a CDS encoding 4-hydroxy-2-oxovalerate aldolase: MKIVDVLDVSLRDGGHRTNFHFADKDIQKILTALDESGIEYIEIGYRNGSLNPITNIGKAGLCQKDYLHFCTSLIKKAKIAVMVYPGNVTKEDLFELKEAGVNLIRICVVKDRLAEAFSVLKMAKDLSLNVSINLTNMSQYEEQALDCVVQEVVSCKPDMIYFADSNGSVLPDKVESVYQRYTQLYSIPFGFHAHDNLGLAQANALAAIRAGVKYIDTSLAGMGKGIGNLKTEFFIAYLQAIKMKTYHLETLLFASNYVREVLGIGREPIEIGELIRGISDPV; this comes from the coding sequence ATGAAAATAGTAGATGTATTAGATGTCTCGCTTCGAGACGGAGGACATAGAACCAATTTTCATTTTGCAGATAAGGATATACAAAAAATATTGACTGCACTCGATGAGTCTGGAATTGAATATATTGAGATTGGCTATCGCAATGGTTCATTAAATCCAATTACAAATATTGGTAAAGCAGGGTTGTGTCAAAAAGATTATCTTCATTTTTGTACTTCTTTAATAAAGAAAGCCAAGATAGCCGTCATGGTATATCCTGGAAATGTTACCAAAGAGGATCTCTTCGAATTAAAAGAGGCTGGTGTCAATTTAATTCGTATTTGTGTTGTTAAAGACAGGCTAGCAGAAGCTTTTTCCGTATTGAAAATGGCGAAAGATCTTTCTCTGAATGTATCAATTAACCTGACCAATATGTCTCAATATGAAGAACAAGCGTTAGATTGCGTGGTGCAGGAAGTTGTTTCTTGTAAGCCTGATATGATTTATTTTGCAGATTCTAATGGCAGTGTTTTACCTGATAAGGTTGAATCTGTTTATCAACGGTATACACAGCTTTATTCCATTCCATTTGGATTTCATGCGCATGATAATCTTGGTTTGGCACAAGCTAATGCATTAGCCGCAATCCGTGCTGGTGTTAAGTATATAGACACTTCTCTGGCGGGTATGGGAAAGGGGATTGGTAATTTAAAAACAGAGTTTTTTATTGCTTATTTACAGGCTATAAAAATGAAAACTTATCATCTTGAAACATTACTATTTGCTTCCAATTATGTTCGTGAGGTTCTGGGTATAGGACGCGAGCCAATTGAAATAGGGGAGTTAATAAGAGGAATTTCTGACCCT